From a region of the Salinispira pacifica genome:
- a CDS encoding EAL domain-containing protein yields MSEAMNIKQIMKLALDGSPDPTLAFTVNGDIIFSNTAARNLFDEECEPGKTITDVASKLPEKDPLLSQFEKAAGKGRAFVTELMPLNTRRLYQRRFIPIMAQTQVVGVYLYLRARETAGSPEMDTTRSLDLLLETELEHSGRDPRDQRLALFMIQIRNFSELRALYGNGITETIMDHLNMTIRSSLRDNDLLFQIDADRLLAMVTRYAWKSDLLIIAQRIEDQIAIPFHTRETVLHLLPSIGIAMFPDDGETKDLLLSNVQTALNRAVEQEVPYMMYNPELHDRAMERLMIRGDLNRAIREQELELYYMPIVNDSREIIGLEALLRWNHPQRGLMTPDSFLPIAVHSRIIGNITKWVMYKVIQHQKNELSDFPVYSSFNISAQDLNDDFFLDSLKTAMGRDFDPARLRVELTENEIMSDFSVNAAKMQKLQKSGIGVMVDDFGTGHSSLTYLSELPASYLKVDRSFLKDVSHDEGSMEFLKIAIQLGHVRNKKVVLEGVETEELWDLLNQSGSDLFMGMALGEPLPLKDTIALLERHFANLPGTG; encoded by the coding sequence ATGTCTGAAGCTATGAACATTAAGCAGATCATGAAACTCGCCCTGGACGGCAGTCCTGATCCCACCCTGGCCTTCACCGTGAACGGCGATATCATTTTTTCAAACACGGCTGCCCGTAACCTCTTTGATGAAGAATGCGAACCGGGAAAAACCATCACGGATGTGGCCTCCAAACTTCCGGAAAAAGACCCCCTGCTCTCCCAGTTCGAAAAAGCCGCCGGGAAAGGCAGGGCCTTCGTAACCGAGCTGATGCCCCTGAACACCCGGAGACTGTATCAGCGCAGATTTATTCCCATCATGGCTCAGACCCAGGTAGTGGGAGTATACCTGTATCTCAGAGCGCGGGAGACGGCAGGTTCGCCGGAAATGGATACCACCCGTTCCCTGGACCTCCTGCTGGAAACCGAGCTTGAACATTCCGGCAGAGATCCCCGGGACCAGCGGCTTGCCCTCTTCATGATCCAGATACGGAATTTCAGCGAACTGCGGGCTCTCTACGGCAACGGCATCACAGAAACCATTATGGATCACCTGAACATGACCATCCGCAGCAGTTTGCGGGATAATGATCTGCTGTTTCAGATTGACGCGGATCGGCTCCTTGCCATGGTCACCCGCTACGCCTGGAAGAGCGACCTGCTGATCATCGCCCAGAGAATCGAAGATCAAATTGCAATTCCCTTCCATACCAGAGAAACCGTGCTCCACCTTCTCCCTTCCATAGGTATCGCCATGTTTCCGGATGACGGCGAGACGAAAGATCTGCTGCTGAGCAACGTTCAGACCGCTCTGAACAGGGCGGTTGAACAGGAAGTTCCGTACATGATGTACAATCCCGAACTCCATGACAGAGCTATGGAACGCTTGATGATCAGGGGGGATCTGAATCGTGCAATCAGGGAACAGGAGCTTGAGTTATATTACATGCCCATAGTGAATGATTCCCGGGAAATTATCGGCCTGGAAGCCCTCCTGCGCTGGAATCATCCCCAAAGAGGATTAATGACCCCGGACAGTTTCCTCCCCATTGCCGTTCACAGCCGGATCATCGGAAATATCACCAAATGGGTAATGTACAAAGTAATTCAGCACCAGAAAAACGAGCTATCGGATTTTCCCGTATACAGTTCGTTCAATATTTCTGCCCAGGACCTGAATGACGACTTTTTTCTCGACAGTCTGAAAACTGCCATGGGCAGGGACTTCGATCCCGCAAGACTCCGGGTGGAGCTTACGGAAAATGAGATCATGTCCGACTTCTCGGTTAATGCTGCCAAAATGCAGAAGCTCCAGAAATCCGGGATCGGGGTGATGGTTGATGATTTCGGAACCGGTCACTCGTCCCTGACCTATCTCAGCGAGCTTCCCGCTTCTTATCTGAAGGTTGACAGAAGCTTTCTCAAAGACGTTTCCCATGACGAAGGCAGCATGGAATTTCTGAAAATTGCAATCCAGCTGGGCCATGTCCGGAACAAGAAGGTGGTTCTGGAAGGCGTGGAAACCGAGGAGTTATGGGATCTTCTCAACCAATCAGGATCGGATCTGTTCATGGGCATGGCGTTGGGCGAACCCCTGCCCCTGAAAGACACCATTGCCCTGCTGGAAAGGCATTTCGCAAATTTGCCGGGAACAGGTTAA
- a CDS encoding adenylate/guanylate cyclase domain-containing protein → MRANLRKDGERTAYLVAREEYRAELRISLFRTGFILILLAVSAARSLASGISLYPQLLPLLILLGLSIFMLADIWWLGRSRLFIRFYKPAHKYLIIILDLLRFSVGSSYFTLLMFNAGFATVFVLLSRREFQADIQRVVPLSALFTAPALAMPLISAYVSRRVAHMVRLNSIQQQLERYLPPALTRESLEKSKIPIDEGFGHRGDVVFGSIGGQQRRDFTAVGDTVNTASRLQSISRKLDSDIIISEDLLKELNKKILRNLELKDYGRASVREKQKPFRIYGIQIPGMNNSR, encoded by the coding sequence ATGAGAGCCAATTTACGGAAAGATGGAGAGCGCACCGCATATCTGGTTGCCAGGGAAGAGTACCGGGCGGAGCTGCGGATATCTTTGTTCAGAACAGGATTCATCCTGATTCTTCTGGCGGTGAGTGCCGCCCGGAGCCTTGCGTCAGGAATTTCTCTGTATCCTCAACTGCTTCCTTTGCTCATCCTGCTGGGGCTTTCGATTTTCATGCTGGCGGATATCTGGTGGCTGGGACGATCCCGGCTATTCATCCGCTTTTATAAGCCCGCTCACAAATATCTGATTATTATTCTGGATCTGCTGAGATTTTCCGTCGGATCCAGCTATTTTACCCTCCTCATGTTCAACGCGGGCTTCGCCACCGTCTTTGTTCTTCTCTCAAGGAGAGAGTTTCAAGCTGATATTCAGCGGGTTGTGCCGCTCAGCGCCCTGTTCACAGCGCCGGCGCTGGCCATGCCCCTCATTTCTGCATATGTAAGCCGCCGTGTAGCACATATGGTTCGGCTGAACAGCATTCAGCAGCAGCTGGAACGCTACCTTCCCCCTGCATTGACCCGGGAGAGCCTGGAAAAGAGCAAAATCCCCATAGATGAAGGCTTCGGTCACCGGGGGGATGTGGTCTTCGGCAGCATAGGCGGCCAGCAGCGCAGGGATTTTACCGCCGTCGGAGATACGGTGAACACCGCATCCCGGCTTCAAAGCATTTCACGAAAACTTGATTCGGATATCATCATCAGTGAAGATCTATTGAAAGAGCTAAACAAAAAGATACTGCGGAACCTTGAGCTGAAAGATTACGGCAGGGCCAGTGTCAGGGAAAAACAGAAGCCCTTTCGCATATACGGCATACAAATACCTGGCATGAATAATTCCAGATGA
- a CDS encoding methyl-accepting chemotaxis protein — MKLTDKIKHIYDDSSITIQQKAVTLFLICIVIPAMFITMGAIRFSEGSIMVALGEWLIAGLLASGTVLIYRGKFKFVSYMLLITFWIAPIALFVLNFRTPSMQNINAVFQLAAYQLAVLVTTPILAYRNRQVILMLILTFLVNFLLFILYISPTLQAGGNGEHLLQNYVISFALIASASYFSFQVFRNQYNSLRLLEEEADRDTRRYQRINNVLQSTTQAFNVGETLTSTAQQSLDVAQSMSERVEEIQKEISTLSEGMDAGEQRNRQMEDANRTVADNMTRQNHAIDQSSSAIEQISAQIRNMSDNASSKQELMNSLVEMSREGMDQVEETIDDFKEITRSSESIVEVIEVIEGISSRTNLLAMNAAIEAAHAGDAGKGFAVVADEIRKLAEETQENSRVIRETLVGSNEKIAQATEHSTILREAFSRINDSIEDVSQALMELISGMAELSEGTGDINGSIEHLRQSNGLVNRSMETMKREIDANTDQNTQLREMGERIRVAVTELEELASRILDQSSQVTAIGEQNGRNFEQLEKQIEIARKDE, encoded by the coding sequence ATGAAACTTACTGACAAAATCAAGCATATCTATGACGACAGCAGTATTACCATCCAGCAGAAGGCGGTGACACTGTTTCTAATCTGCATTGTCATTCCGGCAATGTTTATCACCATGGGTGCCATCCGGTTCAGCGAGGGCAGTATTATGGTTGCCCTGGGGGAATGGCTGATTGCCGGACTGCTTGCTTCCGGGACTGTGCTCATATACCGGGGGAAATTCAAGTTTGTAAGCTACATGCTGCTCATCACATTCTGGATAGCCCCCATCGCACTCTTCGTGCTGAATTTCCGCACTCCCTCAATGCAGAATATCAACGCCGTTTTCCAGCTTGCCGCCTACCAGCTGGCGGTTCTGGTGACCACTCCGATTCTCGCCTACAGAAACCGACAGGTGATCCTCATGCTCATCCTCACCTTCCTGGTGAATTTTCTGCTGTTTATTCTGTATATTTCCCCCACCCTGCAGGCCGGGGGAAACGGGGAACATCTCCTTCAGAATTATGTGATCTCCTTTGCTCTAATCGCCTCGGCTTCGTATTTCAGCTTCCAGGTGTTCCGTAATCAGTATAATTCTCTGAGGCTTCTGGAGGAGGAGGCTGATCGGGACACCCGACGTTACCAGCGGATCAATAATGTGCTTCAGTCCACCACCCAGGCATTTAATGTGGGAGAAACGCTGACGTCCACCGCGCAGCAGAGCCTTGATGTGGCCCAGTCCATGTCGGAACGGGTTGAAGAGATCCAGAAGGAAATATCAACCCTTTCGGAAGGTATGGATGCCGGCGAACAGCGCAACCGCCAGATGGAAGACGCGAACCGCACTGTTGCGGATAACATGACCCGGCAGAACCACGCCATTGATCAAAGCTCCAGCGCCATCGAACAGATCAGTGCGCAAATACGGAACATGAGCGACAACGCATCCAGCAAGCAGGAGCTCATGAACTCCTTGGTTGAAATGTCCCGTGAAGGCATGGACCAGGTTGAGGAAACCATCGACGACTTCAAGGAGATCACCCGGAGCTCCGAGAGCATCGTGGAAGTGATTGAGGTAATAGAAGGAATATCAAGCCGGACCAACCTGCTTGCCATGAACGCCGCCATCGAAGCCGCCCACGCCGGAGATGCGGGCAAGGGCTTCGCCGTCGTGGCCGATGAGATCAGGAAGCTGGCGGAGGAAACCCAGGAAAACTCCCGGGTAATCCGTGAGACTCTGGTGGGGAGCAATGAAAAGATCGCCCAGGCCACTGAACACAGCACCATTCTCCGGGAAGCATTTTCCCGTATTAACGACAGCATTGAAGATGTATCACAGGCTCTCATGGAACTCATTTCCGGAATGGCCGAGCTCAGCGAGGGAACCGGCGATATTAACGGTTCCATTGAACATTTACGGCAAAGCAACGGCCTGGTTAACCGTTCGATGGAAACCATGAAGCGGGAGATTGATGCCAATACCGATCAGAACACCCAGCTCAGGGAGATGGGAGAGCGAATCCGCGTAGCGGTTACCGAGCTGGAGGAACTTGCATCCAGGATTCTGGATCAAAGCTCCCAGGTCACCGCAATCGGCGAACAGAACGGCAGAAACTTTGAACAGCTGGAGAAACAGATTGAGATCGCCCGGAAGGACGAATAA